CGTTCCGGAGCTGGACGATATCCCCTCTTCGTTTTCCGATTCGTTTCTCGATTTTGAGGCCCTCAACGGCTGGTTCACCGAAGGCCCCGGTGCGGATATGGCTGATTTGAGAGGTGAATTAGTTGATGTTAAGAAGGAATTTGATGTTTTGGGAGAGGAAATAGCTGATATTAAGAAGGAATTTGATGTTTTGGCAGATGAAATTTGTCGAGAGGGTGTAAAGGTGGAACCTTTGTCGGGTTTAGGGCTGGAAGATGGGGAAATTGGGGGTGTTGTTGAGAAATGTGTTGTAAAGGGTAGTGAGGGAGTTGAAGGTGATGGATGTGAGAGGAAATTGGGGGATTTAGGGTGTTTGATTGAGGAGCAGCTTGGGAAAGTGAGCTTAGATGGTGCAGTAGAAAATTTAAGTGTTCCTGTTGTTGCTTCACTGAAATGTGAGAATAGTGGTAGTGAAGAAGCTGCGGTTGATGACAAGTTGAAGAGTGTGAAAATGGGGATTGGCAGTTGTGGTAGTGTGAAGAGTGATGGTGATGTGTTAGGAGTTGGTGGGGATGAGAATAAAGTTGATGAGAGTGTGGATGATGGAGATGGGAGTGGGAGCACCTCGGATTCGTCGTCCTCGTCATCTAGTAGTAGTGAGGATAAGGATGATGGTAAAAAGAAGGACAAGAATGGAGAGAGTAGTGGTGATGAAGAGACTGAGATGGAGGATGGTGAGATTGTGATGTCGGAGCTAGAAGAGATGGTTTCGTGGAGTGACGTTGATGATGAGGATGGTGGTGGAGGCGGACCAATCAAATCTAAGAATGAGCTTGAGGTTTGTGATTGTGTGTTCATGAATTGTGgtggattatattttgaatctGTACATAGGCATGAATTCCATCTAATTTATGTATCATGTTTATTGCAATATTGTGTTGTGCTGTGTAACTTGTGAAGTATTTGTCACTATTATTGAATGTATTTAATCTTCAAAGTTTAAagaatgtcaaaatttggatttatCCTTGAACTAAGAAAATGATCATTGGGTAATGAAGGTATCGTTGAACACATTAAGAGAAAGAAGTACAGCTATTTGTGCCGTTTGTTGCTTGATAtatgtcttttgttaaaaaccTTCATTTCGAGCAATGTAAGAGAAGGTATAAAACACCTTTGTCGCAAATGGAACGTGTCGTTTAGCAACcaacattttattcaatagcCGTCATTCTTCAACAGACGCCTGCTCATACACATCATATGATGCATTCAATTTTCATAGTTTTGTTCTCTGTAGTTGTGTTTGCGCCTAAACGGGGGACGAAGCTTATGTTTGTTataatctttcttttttactatGCAGGATCTGCCTCCAGTTCCTTCTGTTAATGTGACCTTGGAACCACGTCATGAAACCCTTCCAGTTGGAACAGTTTTGTCGGTAAAACATCGTTTCTACATTGCTACCGAATACTGCCAACATTTATGATGTTTTCTTGCTTTGATGTTCTTGGATTGAGTAATGTTATTAACATTGAACAGATGATTGGCGCCCAAGTGATTGTGGAAGGAGTCGAGAAACACGATCCTCTCAACGAGGGCTCAATTCTTTGGATTACTGAGAGCAGATCACCGCTGGGGATTATTGATGAAATCTTTGGGCCCGTCAAGAACCCTTTCTACATTGTGAGATACAACTCCGAGGAGGAAGTCCCCACAGGGATCCAGCAAGGCACCTTGATCTCGTTTGTTGCAGAGTTTGCAGATCATGTACTCAATAACAATAATCTCTACCAGAAAGGGTATGATGCATCTAATGAGAACGATGAAGAGCTGTCTGAGGATGGTGAATTTTCAGATGACGAGAAAGAGGCTGAGTACAGGAgaatgatgaagatgaagaaaaggGGAACGAATGATTCCAAGCCCAATAACAAGAGGAAGGAGAAACGGCAGCAGAAGAATCAGAGAGGGAACGGGAGCTGGAACAATAACAATTCTACTGCACAAACTCCTCCAGGTGGCGAAGGCCAACGTTTCGCTCCTCGTGTTGGAACACCGTCAAACCAAGACAGTCATCACCAAGGCTCACTGGGCTCTAGACAGGGTTCTGTTGGTGATCAATGCGTGATTCCTCCTTCATTCCCACATAGGCCTCAAGCACAAGCATTTCCTCCTCCGAATGGAAGTTGGAACAATGGGTTTCCACAACATCAGCAGCTAAATGCAAACCTTCTTGCTGGACTGCCTCCGAACGGCATGCTGTGGATGCAGCAGCAAAACCTACCGTACCTGTACCCGACCGGTGCACCATTTCAACAGCAAATCAGTATGATACCCGGAATGCCACCAAACTTCAATCCAATGGCTGGACTACCAAATATTGGTGGGATAATTCCACCTTGGCCTATGGATCAGAATGCATCGCAGTTTGGAATGCAGGGCCAGCAAGGTCCACCACGGCCACAGTTTGGAGCGCAGGGCCAGCAAGGTCCACAACAGCCACAGTTTACAGCGCAGGGCCAGCAAGGTCCACCACAGCCACAGTTTGCAGCGCCGGGCCAGCAAGTTCCACCACAGCCACAGTTTGGAGTGCAGGGCCAGCAAGGTCCACCACGGCCACAGTTTGCAGCTCAGGGCCAGCAAGGTCCACCACAGCCTCAGTTTGGAGTGCAGGGCCAGCAAGGTCCCCCACGGCCTCAGTTTGGAGTTGAGGGCCAGCAAGGTCCACCGCCACTGCCTCTGAATGGTGCTGGAGAGCAAGCAGTTCAGACTCAGGTATCTCCAGATGGTCAGCCACAGCCTCCAGCCATGAGTTTCAATGGAAGCCGTGGTGGTGGCCGTCGTGGCGGCCGTCGTGGTGGAAGAGGGAATCACAGAGGCCGTGGGCGTTATGGTGGTGGCAGGCATTCTTGAGCCCTTCTacagaaaaatatatatcccAATTTTGCCAAAGTTTTGTTCTTCCCTTAGCAAAAACCATTATTTTCTTGTAGTTACATgtatctaatatttaatcatgtttttatGTTGACTTTTTCTTCCTGTGAGCTTTAACCTGAAAATTTTGAGTGAGGATCGGTTGAAATTGTCCTTTCaatgtgattttgttgttttatgtgATTTCATGTTTAGTTTTCCTATTATTGAAGATGAATCATCAATGAAAGTGGTCTCAGAATGTAAAGCAAGAACATACATACATTATTCAAATTCCAGCTCTGTCATCTCAATTTTGCTTGATACACTGACAAAAGGAATCAGCACATACAAAACCATTTCAAGGAGAAGAATCATTAGAAATGGATTTTATGTATCTCTCAATGATTATCTCTGGAGGAACATCTGTGAAGTAGCCCTTCTCCACATCAAGCCCTAATCCTGCAGCCAGCAGCTCCACCTGTTTCTGAACCCGGTCAGCCCCAATCTGGTTCGGTTCGAGCAGCATACAAGCTATCTCAGTCGAGTCCTCCCCGTGAACGAGTCCCAGTGTCTGCACCGTGGGAAGGCCTCCACCCCGGGCACTCACCATGAGAGCTATCCGTCTTGTGGCAGAGACGTCCGTGGACATGATCGGCACGTTGTAGGTGGAAACCCAAGGACGCGCCCCGACCATCGCAACACCTCGAGCCCGTGAGACGGATTCCGGCCCTAGGTCGGGTTTCTCTGGCAGAATCTCCGGCTGCGCCCAGCCGGCCCATTGATTGCCCATGAAGTTGGGCCGGTAGAAGCCGAGCTCACGTCTGATGGCCTCCAGCGCCCTCCCTGTCGGGTGGGCTGCTCCGTATAGGTAGACTGGCACTGCATTATTTTGAAACAACAGTACATCAAACAATGCTTTAACAAATcgataaaatttcaagattcaaAGAAGTTGCAAAATGCTTCAAACAAATAGACACAATTTCAAAACTCAAGCATCAAAATGTGTCGAACAAAATAGGCACATTTTCAAGATTCAATCACAAGAGGCTATATCAAATAGACACCATTTCAAGATGAATGACAAAAGGTCTTAATAAATAGACACATTTTCAAAACTCAAAGGCAGATTTTGAAGATTCATCCAAATTCATCAAGATATAGAGAAAAGCAAGACACCTTGAAATCTACTTCCAATATCTGAGGCAATGGTCTTTGCAAGCCAGGCAGCTTCGTCCAACGAGGCTCGGGCCAACGGGTGGCACACAATGTCATCCACGACACCCAGCCGGGGGTGGGCCCCGCTGTGCGTCTCGAGGTTCACGGCTTCATAGGCAGCCTCAGCCATGGCAACAACACTCTGCTGCAGGGGAGTGTAGATTGGACAGCCTAAGCTGTCATGAACAACGTAGGACACGAGATTGTATCGCACTCTGTTGTAGTCGTCGTCCTTGAACTTGTTAACGATCACGGTCTCCCCATCGCGCCTCGCTGCCCGCTCGATCAGATCGAGGGCCGCATCATTCCTTGATTCGGAAATGTAGACCTTGCAGCAAAGCAGCATTGATTGCTTCATCGTTTTCTTTTTGTCCTAAGCCAAAAAGTAACCAAATTTGCGGAAATTTTCAGCtaattttgaagtttttttcaatattacaaaacaaaacataactTTAGCTTCTGAGAACTGAATCATGAACCCTAGAATCATCAATcatcaaataatcaattatCATTAATCAAACATTCAACACTTCTAAACTCTTAATTGcgtttaaaaatttgaaatatttgttcCTTTTCACAACTTGAAATTAAGAGTTAAttccatttgaatttttaatcaGGATGTTCCTCAGCTGCTCTTCTGTTCACTCATTTCTGTTTTCTTCCCACAAAACTAaaacttactttttttttaatacttttcCATAATTATAGCTAAATCCTGTTAATCATTGTTCTCACTAACACTATCTTTTCACAGAgataacataaaatttaacatatttCTTTACCATTTACTAAGATTTCTAATCAAAACAAACAGTAGCtacaataatttaagaaaaaaaaaaaaaaaaaggataacaGAAGCCAAAGAAACAGAGAAGTAAAATGAGTTCTTACATTATCAAAAGTTTGGTTAAAATCCATATCACTGTGTGAGCTGAGAAAaatgatcaaatgaaaaagaaatgatcTTTGATATCTGTTGGAACAGTAGGTGTAATCCGTGTGTTCTTGACTCAGCATTGATGCCACATATATTAGCCAAGCATCCACCCCACCCCACCCCACCCCACCCCACCTCGACGTGTCAatcttgataaataaaataaaataaaattgtagggaataatagattaaaataaCTTCACATGCAACATATGTTGATTGCGACATTTTTGTAGTTTGCTCATGTACGTTTTACTTtacctttcattttttagataaaaaaatatttatatttgttacttaaaaaaatatcaacatttttatagtaaattagagagaaaaatgttaaTGAATATTT
The genomic region above belongs to Salvia hispanica cultivar TCC Black 2014 chromosome 3, UniMelb_Shisp_WGS_1.0, whole genome shotgun sequence and contains:
- the LOC125214622 gene encoding H/ACA ribonucleoprotein complex non-core subunit NAF1-like isoform X2 yields the protein MVGFLHSPAVEGARAEENEDVTKRATDLLVPELDDIPSSFSDSFLDFEALNGWFTEGPGADMADLRDEICREGVKVEPLSGLGLEDGEIGGVVEKCVVKGSEGVEGDGCERKLGDLGCLIEEQLGKVSLDGAVENLSVPVVASLKCENSGSEEAAVDDKLKSVKMGIGSCGSVKSDGDVLGVGGDENKVDESVDDGDGSGSTSDSSSSSSSSSEDKDDGKKKDKNGESSGDEETEMEDGEIVMSELEEMVSWSDVDDEDGGGGGPIKSKNELEDLPPVPSVNVTLEPRHETLPVGTVLSMIGAQVIVEGVEKHDPLNEGSILWITESRSPLGIIDEIFGPVKNPFYIVRYNSEEEVPTGIQQGTLISFVAEFADHVLNNNNLYQKGYDASNENDEELSEDGEFSDDEKEAEYRRMMKMKKRGTNDSKPNNKRKEKRQQKNQRGNGSWNNNNSTAQTPPGGEGQRFAPRVGTPSNQDSHHQGSLGSRQGSVGDQCVIPPSFPHRPQAQAFPPPNGSWNNGFPQHQQLNANLLAGLPPNGMLWMQQQNLPYLYPTGAPFQQQISMIPGMPPNFNPMAGLPNIGGIIPPWPMDQNASQFGMQGQQGPPRPQFGAQGQQGPQQPQFTAQGQQGPPQPQFAAPGQQVPPQPQFGVQGQQGPPRPQFAAQGQQGPPQPQFGVQGQQGPPRPQFGVEGQQGPPPLPLNGAGEQAVQTQVSPDGQPQPPAMSFNGSRGGGRRGGRRGGRGNHRGRGRYGGGRHS
- the LOC125214622 gene encoding H/ACA ribonucleoprotein complex non-core subunit NAF1-like isoform X1; its protein translation is MVGFLHSPAVEGARAEENEDVTKRATDLLVPELDDIPSSFSDSFLDFEALNGWFTEGPGADMADLRGELVDVKKEFDVLGEEIADIKKEFDVLADEICREGVKVEPLSGLGLEDGEIGGVVEKCVVKGSEGVEGDGCERKLGDLGCLIEEQLGKVSLDGAVENLSVPVVASLKCENSGSEEAAVDDKLKSVKMGIGSCGSVKSDGDVLGVGGDENKVDESVDDGDGSGSTSDSSSSSSSSSEDKDDGKKKDKNGESSGDEETEMEDGEIVMSELEEMVSWSDVDDEDGGGGGPIKSKNELEDLPPVPSVNVTLEPRHETLPVGTVLSMIGAQVIVEGVEKHDPLNEGSILWITESRSPLGIIDEIFGPVKNPFYIVRYNSEEEVPTGIQQGTLISFVAEFADHVLNNNNLYQKGYDASNENDEELSEDGEFSDDEKEAEYRRMMKMKKRGTNDSKPNNKRKEKRQQKNQRGNGSWNNNNSTAQTPPGGEGQRFAPRVGTPSNQDSHHQGSLGSRQGSVGDQCVIPPSFPHRPQAQAFPPPNGSWNNGFPQHQQLNANLLAGLPPNGMLWMQQQNLPYLYPTGAPFQQQISMIPGMPPNFNPMAGLPNIGGIIPPWPMDQNASQFGMQGQQGPPRPQFGAQGQQGPQQPQFTAQGQQGPPQPQFAAPGQQVPPQPQFGVQGQQGPPRPQFAAQGQQGPPQPQFGVQGQQGPPRPQFGVEGQQGPPPLPLNGAGEQAVQTQVSPDGQPQPPAMSFNGSRGGGRRGGRRGGRGNHRGRGRYGGGRHS
- the LOC125214623 gene encoding formimidoyltransferase-cyclodeaminase-like is translated as MLSQEHTDYTYCSNRYQRSFLFHLIIFLSSHSDMDFNQTFDNDKKKTMKQSMLLCCKVYISESRNDAALDLIERAARRDGETVIVNKFKDDDYNRVRYNLVSYVVHDSLGCPIYTPLQQSVVAMAEAAYEAVNLETHSGAHPRLGVVDDIVCHPLARASLDEAAWLAKTIASDIGSRFQVPVYLYGAAHPTGRALEAIRRELGFYRPNFMGNQWAGWAQPEILPEKPDLGPESVSRARGVAMVGARPWVSTYNVPIMSTDVSATRRIALMVSARGGGLPTVQTLGLVHGEDSTEIACMLLEPNQIGADRVQKQVELLAAGLGLDVEKGYFTDVPPEIIIERYIKSISNDSSP